The proteins below come from a single Procambarus clarkii isolate CNS0578487 chromosome 26, FALCON_Pclarkii_2.0, whole genome shotgun sequence genomic window:
- the LOC138368938 gene encoding uncharacterized protein → MWESIEGGMWESIEGGMWESIEGGMWESIEGGMWESIEGGMWESIEGGMWESIEGGMWESIEGGMWESIEGGMWESIEGGMWESIEGGMWESIEGGMWESIDGGMWESIEGGMWESIDGGMWESIEGGMWESIDGGMWESIDGGMWESIEGGMWESIDGGM, encoded by the coding sequence ATGTGGGAGAGTATAGAGGGAGGCATGTGGGAGAGTATAGAGGGAGGCATGTGGGAGAGTATAGAGGGAGGCATGTGGGAGAGTATAGAGGGAGGCATGTGGGAGAGTATAGAGGGAGGCATGTGGGAGAGTATAGAGGGAGGCATGTGGGAGAGTATAGAGGGAGGCATGTGGGAGAGTATAGAGGGAGGCATGTGGGAGAGTATAGAGGGAGGCATGTGGGAGAGTATAGAGGGAGGCATGTGGGAGAGTATAGAGGGAGGCATGTGGGAGAGTATAGAGGGAGGCATGTGGGAGAGTATAGATGGAGGCATGTGGGAGAGTATAGAGGGAGGCATGTGGGAGAGTATAGATGGAGGCATGTGGGAGAGTATAGAGGGAGGCATGTGGGAGAGTATAGATGGAGGCATGTGGGAGAGTATAGATGGAGGCATGTGGGAGAGTATAGAGGGAGGCATGTGGGAGAGTATAGATGGAGGCATGTGA